The proteins below come from a single Mycobacterium parmense genomic window:
- a CDS encoding urease accessory protein UreF: protein MSALATLLTLADSRLPAGAHVHSGGAEEAVTSGLVTDLETLNAFLCRRIRSHGLVTASIAAAVHRGELSLADADRETDARTPAPAARQASRSQGRGLARLARRVWPTGGWDDAGPHPHLAVAAGRVGAVSGISPGQSALAIVYTTMTGSATAAQRLLALDPADVAACTFELAALCERTAAEAAAGLADLSDPLLDTLAQRHAGRERPLFVS, encoded by the coding sequence ATGTCCGCGCTGGCTACCCTGCTCACCCTGGCCGACTCCCGCCTGCCGGCCGGGGCGCACGTGCACTCCGGCGGCGCGGAAGAGGCCGTCACCAGCGGCCTGGTGACCGATCTGGAGACGTTGAATGCGTTCCTGTGCCGTCGGATTCGCAGTCACGGGCTGGTCACCGCGTCCATCGCGGCGGCGGTCCACCGCGGCGAACTCAGCCTCGCAGATGCCGACCGGGAGACCGACGCGCGGACGCCGGCGCCGGCCGCCCGGCAGGCGTCGCGCAGTCAGGGCCGCGGACTGGCGCGCCTGGCCCGGCGCGTCTGGCCGACCGGCGGCTGGGACGACGCCGGACCCCACCCGCACCTCGCCGTCGCGGCGGGGCGGGTCGGGGCCGTCAGCGGGATCAGCCCCGGGCAGAGCGCGCTGGCGATCGTCTACACCACGATGACCGGCTCGGCGACGGCCGCCCAGCGATTGCTCGCGCTGGACCCGGCCGACGTGGCGGCGTGCACGTTCGAGCTTGCGGCGCTCTGCGAGCGCACCGCCGCCGAGGCCGCCGCCGGCCTGGCCGACCTGTCCGACCCGCTGCTCGACACGCTCGCGCAGCGCCACGCCGGCCGGGAACGGCCGCTCTTCGTTTCCTGA
- a CDS encoding PPE family protein produces MDFAALPPEVNSARMYAGPGAASLTAAAASWEALAAELSSTASSYRAVVSGLTGGPWEGPSSAAMAAAVSPYLSWMNATATQAAQTAGQLGAAAAAYEAAFAATVPPLQIEVNRAMLAALVATNTLGQNTAAIATTEAQYAEMWAQDAAAMYGYAGASAAATRLTAFSSPPPTTSQSGTTTQGTAAATTSGQSTQSALASVPNVLQSLSSGPAAAAPTGNPIIDYLNGPNPILGVLNSYPFATFHTLSAGTVGYQILSEGLNFDASGSLLTLAPPVAAGWNPLVNALSAPAPAAGAAGAAGVGGLDAGVGSSLVSSASGASAGLGNAGVSAGLGESTMVGNLSVPSSWGTSPAVRLAASASPLPGSGPAGVPQAGASAPGFYGGMPPMGPVASVVNAPRGDQGRLRAGGRNKVIPALGGDSGVNDDPAARWAQPAASAADEGALSEREELAQLRKAMADVTRQRDVLKRTAATLIREGTNK; encoded by the coding sequence ATCGACTTTGCGGCGTTGCCGCCGGAGGTCAACTCCGCGCGCATGTACGCGGGCCCGGGAGCCGCATCGCTGACCGCGGCGGCGGCCTCCTGGGAGGCCCTGGCCGCGGAGTTGAGTTCGACCGCGAGCTCGTATCGGGCCGTGGTGTCGGGTCTCACGGGCGGCCCCTGGGAGGGGCCGTCGTCGGCGGCGATGGCCGCGGCGGTCAGTCCCTATCTGTCGTGGATGAACGCGACCGCCACGCAGGCGGCGCAGACCGCCGGTCAGCTCGGGGCGGCGGCCGCCGCCTACGAGGCGGCGTTCGCGGCCACGGTGCCGCCGCTGCAGATCGAGGTGAACCGGGCGATGCTGGCGGCGCTGGTGGCCACCAACACGCTGGGGCAGAACACCGCGGCGATCGCGACCACCGAGGCGCAGTACGCGGAAATGTGGGCGCAGGACGCCGCGGCGATGTACGGCTATGCCGGGGCATCGGCGGCCGCGACCAGGCTGACGGCGTTCTCTTCGCCGCCGCCGACCACCAGCCAGTCGGGCACGACGACTCAGGGCACGGCCGCCGCCACCACCAGCGGACAGAGCACGCAGTCGGCCCTCGCGAGCGTGCCCAACGTCCTGCAGAGCCTCTCGTCGGGACCCGCTGCCGCCGCGCCCACCGGAAACCCGATCATCGACTACCTGAACGGGCCGAACCCGATCCTGGGTGTGCTGAACAGCTATCCGTTCGCGACGTTCCACACGCTCAGTGCCGGCACGGTGGGCTACCAGATCCTCTCCGAAGGTCTCAACTTCGACGCTTCCGGATCGTTGCTCACCCTCGCGCCCCCCGTGGCGGCGGGCTGGAATCCGTTGGTGAACGCGCTTTCCGCGCCGGCGCCCGCGGCCGGAGCGGCCGGGGCGGCGGGCGTGGGTGGCCTCGACGCCGGCGTCGGGTCGTCCCTGGTGAGTTCGGCCTCGGGGGCCTCGGCGGGCCTCGGCAACGCCGGGGTGTCCGCGGGGCTGGGCGAGTCGACCATGGTGGGCAACCTGTCGGTGCCGTCGTCATGGGGTACTTCCCCGGCCGTCCGGCTGGCCGCGTCCGCATCGCCACTGCCGGGTTCCGGGCCGGCCGGCGTGCCGCAGGCCGGCGCGTCCGCACCGGGCTTCTACGGCGGCATGCCCCCGATGGGTCCGGTGGCCAGCGTCGTGAACGCCCCCCGCGGCGACCAGGGCCGCTTGCGGGCCGGGGGCCGCAACAAGGTGATTCCGGCGCTGGGCGGGGACTCGGGTGTCAACGACGACCCCGCGGCCCGCTGGGCACAGCCGGCGGCCAGCGCCGCCGACGAAGGCGCGCTCAGCGAGCGGGAGGAGTTGGCCCAGCTGCGCAAGGCGATGGCCGACGTGACCCGGCAGCGCGACGTGCTCAAGCGCACCGCGGCGACCTTGATCCGGGAGGGGACCAACAAGTAG
- a CDS encoding PPE family protein — protein sequence MDFAALPPEINSGRMYAGPGSGPLVAAAAAWDGLAAELNIAARSYESAVSELTGGPWAGPSSATMAAAVTPYIAWMSATAAQAEQTAGQLNSAIAAYEAAFGATVPPPVIEVNRALLAALVATNILGQNTPAIMTTEAQYAEMWAQDAAAMYGYAAASALATKLTAFVPAPQTTNQGGTAAQAAAVSQTAATPAAQTGVTQAMSLVPGALQNIGAGGSFDPISFVEDVLGTTTGQALNTFTTDSGNWALVISGPLFTASGITPLLGGLYGLAVPSAAAVAGDVAPDAGLGALASSVGSGAGAAPVAASVGGAATVGKLSVPQSWAGAPGIRLVDSASPLAAAGPGAAPQAGEPGFFGGIPPVGSLVNAPRGEQVRARSETGQKVIPTMPGEQAAEDTSAGRSAPPQPARRHVASALSEQEREELEQLRRSIAEAAMERDAAARLIKEAML from the coding sequence GTGGACTTTGCGGCACTACCGCCGGAGATCAACTCCGGGCGGATGTACGCGGGCCCGGGGTCGGGCCCGCTGGTGGCGGCCGCGGCGGCCTGGGATGGGCTGGCCGCGGAGCTGAACATCGCGGCGCGGTCGTACGAGTCGGCGGTGTCCGAGCTCACCGGCGGCCCGTGGGCGGGCCCCTCGTCGGCCACGATGGCCGCCGCCGTCACCCCGTACATCGCGTGGATGAGCGCGACGGCCGCGCAGGCCGAACAGACGGCCGGCCAACTCAACTCGGCGATCGCGGCGTACGAGGCCGCCTTCGGGGCGACCGTGCCGCCACCGGTGATCGAGGTGAACCGGGCCCTGCTGGCGGCGCTGGTGGCCACCAACATCCTGGGACAGAACACCCCGGCGATCATGACCACCGAGGCGCAGTACGCCGAGATGTGGGCCCAGGACGCCGCCGCGATGTACGGCTACGCCGCCGCTTCGGCCCTGGCTACCAAGCTCACCGCGTTCGTCCCGGCGCCCCAGACCACCAACCAGGGCGGCACGGCCGCCCAAGCCGCCGCGGTCAGCCAGACCGCGGCCACGCCGGCCGCGCAGACCGGTGTGACCCAGGCGATGAGCCTGGTGCCCGGCGCGCTGCAGAACATCGGGGCCGGCGGATCGTTCGATCCGATTTCGTTCGTGGAAGACGTGCTCGGCACCACCACCGGCCAGGCACTCAACACCTTCACCACGGATTCGGGCAACTGGGCGCTGGTCATCAGTGGTCCGTTGTTCACGGCTTCGGGCATCACGCCGCTGTTGGGTGGCCTGTACGGGCTCGCCGTGCCCTCGGCCGCGGCCGTGGCCGGCGACGTGGCGCCCGACGCGGGACTCGGCGCGTTGGCGAGTTCGGTCGGTTCGGGTGCGGGCGCCGCCCCCGTCGCGGCGAGCGTGGGTGGGGCGGCGACGGTCGGCAAGCTGTCGGTGCCGCAGTCGTGGGCCGGCGCGCCGGGGATCCGGCTCGTCGACAGCGCGTCGCCGCTGGCGGCCGCCGGCCCGGGCGCTGCGCCGCAAGCCGGCGAGCCCGGCTTCTTCGGCGGTATCCCGCCCGTCGGAAGCCTGGTCAACGCGCCTCGCGGCGAACAGGTTCGGGCGCGGTCGGAGACGGGCCAGAAGGTCATCCCGACGATGCCCGGCGAACAAGCCGCCGAGGACACGTCGGCCGGCCGAAGCGCGCCGCCGCAACCGGCTCGCCGGCACGTGGCCAGCGCGCTGAGCGAGCAGGAACGCGAGGAGCTCGAGCAGCTGCGCAGGTCCATCGCCGAGGCGGCGATGGAGCGCGACGCGGCGGCTCGCCTGATCAAGGAGGCCATGCTGTGA
- a CDS encoding APC family permease, producing the protein MDTNVKSDASQPDTRTQAADAASGDPHDDDLAQLQALGFKSDFKRDMSPWANFSLGFTYLSPVVGIYTLFAFALAAAGPPMIWTLLIAGAGQMLVALVFSEVVAQFPVAGGVYPWARRLWGRKWAWMTGWVYIFTLLALLADAAYGAGPYVADVLGFKSSAHATVLCALIMLALATGINLTGTKMLGYFAIFGFSAELIGAVVVGVWLLCTQRHHGLGVLFHSFGAQGQHSFTYAFLAASLIALYQFFGFEACGDVAEEVRNPGRAIPKAMRRTIYIGGSAATFVCLSLILSVGNYHAVISGKDSDPIDTILKTSFGGVGAKLVLCVVLISFVSCALSLQAAASRLVYSYGRDDMIVGSKLLAKFDHKRHVPPYALLIAVIIPGALIVGSLISSDALSKLVSFGSVGVYIAFQMVVLAALRARLKGWKPAGKYRLGRWGMLVNIGALGYGVAAIVNLCWPRDTHKPWYDDYIILILSAAVIGSGLLYLAFTRAHAKSDAPHADAIPQRQESATPAPETTLPASQ; encoded by the coding sequence TTGGACACCAACGTGAAATCCGATGCCTCGCAACCGGATACCCGGACGCAAGCGGCGGATGCCGCCTCCGGCGATCCGCACGACGATGACCTGGCGCAGCTTCAGGCGCTGGGCTTCAAGTCGGACTTCAAGCGGGACATGAGCCCGTGGGCGAACTTCTCGCTCGGCTTCACCTACCTCTCGCCGGTGGTCGGCATCTACACGCTGTTCGCATTCGCGCTGGCTGCCGCAGGCCCGCCGATGATCTGGACCCTGCTGATCGCCGGTGCCGGCCAGATGCTGGTCGCGCTCGTCTTCAGCGAGGTGGTCGCGCAGTTCCCCGTCGCCGGTGGTGTCTACCCCTGGGCTCGCCGGTTGTGGGGACGCAAGTGGGCGTGGATGACCGGGTGGGTCTACATCTTCACGCTGCTGGCGCTCCTCGCGGACGCGGCCTACGGCGCCGGCCCGTACGTGGCCGACGTGTTGGGCTTCAAATCCTCGGCGCATGCCACGGTGCTGTGCGCGCTGATCATGCTGGCCCTGGCCACCGGCATCAACTTGACCGGCACCAAGATGCTGGGCTACTTCGCCATCTTCGGTTTCAGCGCCGAACTGATCGGTGCCGTGGTGGTCGGCGTCTGGCTGTTGTGCACGCAGCGCCACCACGGGCTCGGGGTGCTGTTCCACAGCTTCGGCGCCCAGGGACAGCACAGCTTCACCTACGCTTTCCTGGCCGCCAGCCTGATCGCCCTGTACCAGTTCTTCGGTTTCGAGGCGTGCGGCGACGTCGCCGAAGAGGTCCGTAACCCCGGCCGGGCGATCCCGAAGGCGATGCGCCGCACCATCTACATCGGCGGCTCCGCAGCCACGTTCGTCTGCCTGAGCCTGATCTTGTCGGTCGGCAACTACCACGCGGTGATCAGCGGCAAGGACAGCGACCCCATCGACACCATCCTCAAGACGTCGTTCGGCGGCGTCGGCGCCAAGCTGGTGCTCTGCGTCGTGCTGATCTCCTTCGTGTCGTGCGCGCTGAGCCTGCAGGCCGCCGCCAGCCGGCTCGTCTATTCCTACGGACGCGACGACATGATCGTCGGCTCCAAGCTGTTGGCGAAGTTCGACCACAAGCGCCACGTGCCGCCCTACGCGCTGCTGATCGCGGTCATCATCCCCGGCGCGCTGATCGTCGGCTCGCTGATCTCCAGCGACGCCCTGTCGAAACTCGTCAGCTTCGGCTCTGTCGGCGTCTACATCGCATTCCAGATGGTCGTGCTCGCCGCCCTGCGTGCCCGCCTCAAGGGCTGGAAACCGGCCGGCAAGTACCGGCTGGGGCGGTGGGGCATGCTCGTCAACATCGGGGCCCTGGGCTACGGCGTGGCGGCGATCGTCAACCTCTGCTGGCCGCGGGACACCCACAAGCCCTGGTACGACGACTACATCATCCTGATTCTGTCGGCGGCCGTCATCGGTTCGGGTCTGCTGTACCTCGCGTTCACGCGGGCCCACGCCAAGAGCGACGCACCGCACGCGGACGCGATTCCGCAGCGGCAGGAGTCCGCGACCCCGGCGCCCGAGACGACGCTGCCCGCAAGCCAATAG
- a CDS encoding agmatinase family protein produces the protein MFNPFAGQADIPNREGSWAQQVEAELSDRRHREEIDRCISHGLEAAPTINDRTLSTFSRGELPHFAGERGTFLKAPFLEDVHEVSDAEVAVFGAPLDAGTTYRPGTRFGPMGIRRSTNLFGTYCYELGVDLREQLNIVDIGDVVTIPANIEKSFDQISQAMAHVVSQGVFPVVLGGDHSIGFPTVRGLAPYLDGNVGIIHFDRHVDTQETDLDERMHTTPWFHATNIKNAPATNLVQIGIGGWQAPRAGVQVGRQRGSTVITVGDVERVGIEKVAEIALETAWKDAKAVYLSFDIDVIDAGFVPGTGWPEPGGLLPREALNLIRMISEPGLNGIEVVECSPPYDWAEQTALMSSRVILDSLAVMVRAGKLGKKPAALKRHAWGPYAD, from the coding sequence ATGTTCAATCCGTTCGCTGGACAGGCCGATATCCCGAATCGCGAGGGCAGCTGGGCCCAGCAGGTCGAGGCCGAGTTGTCCGACCGCCGTCACCGCGAGGAGATCGACCGGTGCATCTCCCACGGGCTGGAAGCCGCCCCTACGATCAATGACCGCACGTTGTCGACCTTTTCCCGCGGCGAGCTCCCCCACTTCGCCGGCGAGCGCGGGACGTTCCTGAAGGCGCCGTTCCTCGAGGACGTCCACGAGGTCTCCGACGCCGAGGTGGCCGTCTTCGGTGCGCCGCTGGACGCGGGCACCACCTATCGCCCGGGCACCCGGTTCGGGCCGATGGGCATCCGCCGCTCGACCAACCTCTTCGGCACCTACTGCTACGAGCTCGGTGTCGACCTGCGCGAACAGCTCAACATCGTCGACATCGGCGACGTGGTGACCATTCCCGCCAACATCGAGAAGTCCTTCGACCAGATCAGCCAGGCCATGGCGCACGTGGTGTCGCAGGGCGTCTTCCCGGTGGTGCTCGGTGGCGACCACTCGATCGGGTTCCCGACCGTGCGGGGCCTGGCCCCCTACCTGGACGGCAATGTGGGCATCATCCACTTCGATCGTCACGTCGACACTCAGGAAACCGACCTGGACGAGCGGATGCACACCACGCCGTGGTTTCACGCCACCAACATCAAGAACGCGCCGGCCACCAATCTGGTGCAGATCGGCATCGGTGGGTGGCAGGCGCCGCGAGCGGGCGTGCAGGTGGGCCGGCAGCGCGGCAGCACCGTCATCACGGTCGGTGACGTCGAGCGGGTGGGGATCGAGAAGGTCGCCGAGATCGCGCTCGAGACGGCGTGGAAGGACGCCAAGGCGGTGTACCTGTCCTTCGACATCGACGTGATCGACGCCGGATTCGTGCCCGGCACCGGATGGCCCGAGCCCGGCGGCCTGCTGCCGCGCGAAGCGCTCAACCTCATCCGGATGATCTCCGAGCCGGGGCTCAACGGCATCGAGGTGGTCGAGTGCTCACCCCCGTACGACTGGGCGGAGCAGACCGCGCTGATGAGCAGTCGGGTCATCCTTGACAGCCTGGCCGTGATGGTGCGCGCCGGAAAGCTCGGGAAGAAACCCGCCGCGCTGAAGCGGCATGCCTGGGGTCCATACGCCGACTAG